A single genomic interval of Procambarus clarkii isolate CNS0578487 chromosome 61, FALCON_Pclarkii_2.0, whole genome shotgun sequence harbors:
- the LOC138354028 gene encoding uncharacterized protein encodes MVLKVVLLAAVVVVALASPEPPPSYHYPSPSPQYHHPTPTYHPPTHSPTYHPYTTPSTYRPYTTPSTYRPYTTPTTYRPYTTPSAYHPYTTHPTHHPYTTHPTYPNTTPPSYPHYTTHTTNHPYTTPYPSYTTPPTYRPSYGVHTTEAPARYSFSWKVKDDASGNDFGQDETRDGPNTQGSYYVLLPDGRLEKVTYNVNGDSGYLAQVTYEAQHTTPQPYYG; translated from the exons ATGGTTCTCAAG GTTGTGTTGCtggcggctgttgtggtggtagctTTGGCCAGCCCAGAGCCTCCTCCCTCCTACCATTACCCATCACCCAGCCCTCAGTACCATCACCCAACCCCAACATACCACCCGCCCACACATAGTCCCACATACCACCCTTACACCACACCCTCAACTTATCGTCCATACACCACACCCTCAACTTATCGTCcatacaccacacccacaactTATCGTCCATACACTACACCCTCAGCTTATCATCCATACACCACACATCCGACTCATCATCCATACACCACACATCCAACTTACCCAAACACCACACCTCCCTCGtatccacactacaccacacacacaactaatcATCCATACACCACACCCTATCCATCTTACACTACACCTCCAACATACCGCCCCAGCTACGGTGTCCACACTACTGAG gcTCCTGCTCGGTACTCCTTCAGCTGGAAAGTGAAGGACGACGCTTCCGGCAACGACTTCGGCCAAGACGAGACCCGTGATGGTCCCAACACCCAGGGCTCCTACTATGTGCTGCTTCCCGACGGTCGTCTGGAGAAGGTGACCTACAATGTGAACGGCGACTCCGGCTACTTGGCCCAGGTGACCTACGAGGCCCAGCACACCACACCCCAGCCCTACTATGGCTAG
- the LOC138354029 gene encoding cuticle protein 21-like, with protein sequence MSLKVVLMAALVVVALARPQAPPSYSPPPTYGVPSTEAPARYSFSWKVKDDASGNDFGQDETRDGPNTQGSYYVLLPDGRLEKVTYTVNGDSGYVAQVTYEV encoded by the exons ATGTCTCTCAAG GTTGTGTTGATGGCGGCTCTTGTGGTGGTCGCTTTGGCCCGCCCTCAGGCTCCTCCCTCATACAGTCCACCTCCAACCTACGGCGTCCCCTCTACTGAG GCTCCTGCTCGGTACTCCTTCAGCTGGAAAGTGAAGGACGACGCTTCCGGCAACGACTTCGGCCAAGACGAGACCCGTGATGGTCCCAACACCCAGGGCTCCTACTATGTGCTGCTTCCCGACGGTCGTCTGGAGAAGGTGACCTACACTGTCAATGGCGACTCCGGCTACGTGGCCCAGGTGACCTACGAGGTCTAG
- the LOC123774359 gene encoding cuticle protein 21-like, translating into MSLKVVLMAALVVVALARPQAPPSYSPPPTYGVPSTEAPARYSFSWKVKDDASGNDFGQDETRDGPNTQGSYYVLLPDGRLEKVTYTVNGDSGYVAQVTYEGQVQHTTPQPYYG; encoded by the exons ATGTCTCTCAAG GTTGTGTTGATGGCGGCTCTTGTGGTGGTGGCTTTGGCCCGCCCTCAGGCTCCTCCCTCATACAGTCCACCTCCAACCTACGGCGTCCCCTCTACTGAG gcTCCTGCTCGGTACTCCTTCAGCTGGAAAGTGAAGGACGACGCTTCCGGCAACGACTTCGGCCAAGACGAGACCCGTGATGGTCCCAACACCCAGGGCTCCTACTATGTGCTGCTTCCCGACGGTCGTCTGGAGAAGGTGACCTACACTGTCAACGGCGACTCCGGCTACGTGGCCCAGGTGACCTACGAGGGCCAGGTCCAGCACACCACACCCCAGCCCTACTATGGCTAG
- the LOC123774358 gene encoding pro-resilin-like — protein MSLKVVLIAALVMVALARPEPPPPSHYPRPIYGVPSTEAPARYSFSWKVKDDASGNDFGQDETRDGPNTQGSYYVLLPDGRLEKVTYTVNGDSGYVAQVTYEGQVQHTTPQPYYG, from the exons ATGTCTCTCAAG GTTGTGTTGATCGCGGCTCTTGTCATGGTCGCCTTGGCCCGTCCcgaacctcctcctccttctcactATCCACGACCTATATACGGCGTCCCTTCTACGGAG GCTCCTGCTCGGTACTCCTTCAGCTGGAAAGTGAAGGACGACGCTTCCGGTAACGACTTCGGCCAAGACGAGACCCGTGATGGTCCCAACACCCAGGGCTCCTACTATGTGCTGCTTCCCGACGGTCGTCTGGAGAAGGTGACCTACACTGTCAACGGCGACTCCGGCTACGTGGCCCAGGTGACCTACGAGGGTCAGGTCCAGCACACTACACCACAGCCCTACTATGGCTAG